A section of the Pedobacter sp. HDW13 genome encodes:
- a CDS encoding PepSY-associated TM helix domain-containing protein has translation MNTEKSEPQKSSLIAVPAGLGKMAVKKESGKGKGKKRLAGLSRWLHIYLSMVSFTILLFFAVSGLTLNHADWFTPGKEVVTKDSGTVNLKWIKVADTSKINKLQLVEFLRNKHEVKGALGDFRIEEQELSLTFNGPGYVADAFIDRETGKYELAVTRMGVVAVINDLHKGRDSGKAWSWIIDISAVLMTLVSISGIILICFIKKKRLSGFIIAAAGTIACYLIYKFLVP, from the coding sequence TTGAATACAGAAAAATCGGAACCGCAAAAAAGTAGTTTAATTGCCGTACCGGCAGGTTTAGGTAAAATGGCAGTAAAAAAAGAGAGTGGCAAAGGTAAGGGTAAAAAGCGTTTAGCCGGATTATCACGATGGCTGCACATTTACCTTTCGATGGTGAGTTTTACCATCCTTTTATTCTTTGCCGTTTCGGGTTTAACTTTAAACCATGCCGATTGGTTTACCCCAGGCAAGGAAGTGGTTACCAAAGATTCGGGAACAGTTAACCTCAAATGGATTAAGGTAGCCGATACATCAAAAATTAATAAATTGCAATTGGTAGAATTCCTGCGGAATAAACATGAGGTAAAAGGTGCTTTGGGCGATTTTAGGATTGAAGAACAGGAGTTAAGCTTAACTTTTAATGGGCCTGGTTATGTAGCAGATGCTTTTATCGATCGTGAAACAGGTAAATACGAACTTGCTGTTACGCGGATGGGTGTTGTTGCGGTAATAAACGATTTGCATAAAGGCAGGGATTCTGGCAAAGCCTGGTCGTGGATTATTGATATCTCGGCTGTATTGATGACACTGGTTTCTATTTCAGGGATTATTCTGATTTGTTTTATTAAAAAGAAACGTTTGAGTGGTTTTATTATCGCTGCAGCAGGAACGATTGCTTGTTATTTGATTTATAAGTTTTTAGTGCCATAA
- a CDS encoding DUF2271 domain-containing protein: MKFKHLATAFLLVVTASSFITPVKPLRTFVSNYENVLGTSLELKFKAATQADANLAEARALNEIDRLDHILSAYKADSEFSKWMNNRQQTVKISPELFEVLQQFEHYKTVTNGAIDASAEVISRVWKKAAEANRLPTEAVLQDAVSLVKQKHYSLDAQNKTVTRLNHAPLALNSFAKSYIINKAAEAAMQAPGIENVVVNIGGDMVIKGSQTENIEITNPKASAENEAALTTVKVANMAVATSGNYHRGFSIGGKWYSHIVDPRSGKPVSEIISATVIATNASEAGALATAFNVLTLNEIAQLTSGNNDIAYLLVTKDGNEVKSKNWNKYELVEEKKTVTSPKANRADKLWNTKFELLVNLEIASIESADGRRVRRPFVAVWVEDAAKNPVRNLAIWYNKPRWLPDLKSWTRSNGDEFKKGAEGKLSSTSSATRGPGKYSLVWDGKNDSGQLVKEGKYTVYIEVAREHGTYQLISKEMKFAGSAQKLELTPNPELASASLEYRKIGTAKK; the protein is encoded by the coding sequence ATGAAATTTAAACACCTGGCCACAGCCTTTCTGTTGGTGGTTACAGCTTCTTCTTTTATTACGCCGGTTAAACCCTTGCGTACTTTTGTATCCAATTATGAAAATGTACTGGGAACATCGTTAGAGCTAAAATTTAAAGCGGCCACTCAAGCTGATGCCAACCTAGCAGAAGCACGTGCCCTGAATGAAATTGATCGTTTAGATCATATTTTAAGTGCTTATAAAGCTGATAGTGAATTTAGCAAATGGATGAATAATAGACAGCAAACCGTTAAAATTTCGCCCGAATTATTTGAGGTATTACAGCAGTTCGAACATTATAAAACGGTAACCAATGGCGCCATCGATGCTTCGGCAGAAGTGATTAGCAGGGTATGGAAAAAGGCTGCTGAAGCCAATCGTTTACCCACTGAAGCGGTATTACAGGATGCAGTGAGCCTGGTTAAACAAAAGCACTACAGTCTTGATGCACAAAATAAAACCGTTACGCGCCTGAATCATGCACCACTTGCTTTAAACTCGTTTGCCAAAAGCTATATCATCAATAAGGCTGCAGAAGCCGCTATGCAGGCGCCAGGGATTGAAAATGTGGTGGTTAATATTGGTGGCGATATGGTGATTAAAGGTAGCCAAACCGAAAACATTGAAATTACAAACCCTAAGGCATCTGCCGAAAACGAAGCCGCTTTAACTACGGTAAAAGTAGCCAATATGGCTGTAGCAACCAGTGGTAACTACCACAGGGGTTTTAGCATAGGTGGCAAATGGTATTCGCATATCGTTGATCCACGTAGCGGAAAGCCTGTATCAGAGATTATCAGTGCTACAGTTATCGCAACCAATGCAAGTGAGGCCGGTGCGCTGGCAACAGCCTTTAACGTACTTACCCTAAATGAAATTGCGCAACTAACTTCGGGCAACAATGATATCGCCTATTTATTGGTTACTAAAGACGGCAATGAGGTTAAGAGTAAAAACTGGAATAAATACGAGCTTGTAGAAGAGAAAAAGACTGTTACCAGCCCAAAGGCTAACCGTGCCGATAAACTTTGGAATACCAAATTTGAATTGCTGGTTAATCTCGAAATTGCCAGTATCGAATCGGCTGATGGTCGTAGGGTACGCCGTCCTTTTGTAGCGGTTTGGGTAGAAGATGCAGCAAAAAATCCTGTTCGCAACCTGGCCATCTGGTACAATAAACCCCGCTGGTTACCAGACTTAAAATCGTGGACGAGATCAAACGGCGATGAATTTAAAAAAGGTGCCGAAGGCAAATTGAGTTCAACCAGTTCTGCAACTCGCGGCCCGGGTAAGTATAGCTTAGTTTGGGACGGTAAAAATGATAGCGGACAATTGGTAAAAGAAGGCAAATACACCGTTTATATCGAAGTGGCTCGTGAGCACGGTACCTATCAGCTTATTTCGAAAGAAATGAAATTTGCCGGCTCAGCACAAAAATTAGAATTAACCCCCAATCCGGAATTAGCATCAGCATCACTTGAATACAGAAAAATCGGAACCGCAAAAAAGTAG
- a CDS encoding multidrug effflux MFS transporter produces the protein MAKKQHFYLILILGSLAALGPFSIDMYLPGFVDIAKDLKSTESVVSLSLSSFFIGISAGQLLYGPLLDKYGRKKPLYFGLGLYILSSFLCLAVTDVNQLIVLRFVQAIGSCATAVASVAMVRDLFSVEESPKVFASLMLVIAVSPMLAPTAGGYLISALGWKYVFVFLGFMAVLMLLASIFKLPESYKPDPNYSLKPKPILTSFYTVLREPQFYTYALISAITFSGLFAYVSSSPTVFMKIYEVSKTAYGWIFALLSVSFIGSSQVNSLILKWFSSKKIVTWALVAQCIFSLVFLIFALNNWLSLYSTIGFIALFLACLGLINPNAAALSLAPFSKNAGSASALMGALQMGLGALASVMVSLLSEHSVVPMPLVMTAAAFIALFCLLIGRRFIVSEVEASADAAVVAH, from the coding sequence ATGGCTAAGAAACAACACTTCTATTTAATACTTATTTTAGGTTCACTTGCTGCCCTTGGTCCTTTTTCTATTGATATGTATCTGCCTGGTTTTGTAGATATTGCCAAAGATTTAAAAAGCACCGAATCTGTAGTTTCACTATCCTTATCCAGCTTTTTTATCGGAATTTCGGCTGGTCAGCTTTTATATGGACCGCTGTTGGATAAATATGGCCGAAAAAAGCCATTGTATTTTGGTCTGGGACTTTATATACTCTCTTCATTTTTATGTTTAGCCGTAACTGATGTAAACCAACTCATTGTTTTACGCTTTGTACAAGCCATCGGAAGCTGTGCCACTGCTGTAGCTTCAGTTGCTATGGTGCGCGATTTGTTTTCAGTAGAAGAAAGCCCTAAGGTATTTGCTTCGTTAATGTTGGTGATTGCCGTTTCGCCTATGCTGGCTCCTACTGCCGGTGGTTATTTAATTTCGGCACTGGGCTGGAAATATGTTTTCGTATTTTTAGGTTTCATGGCAGTTTTAATGCTTTTGGCCTCTATTTTCAAGCTGCCTGAAAGCTATAAGCCCGATCCAAATTATTCGTTAAAGCCGAAGCCTATATTAACCAGCTTTTACACCGTATTACGAGAACCTCAGTTCTATACTTATGCCTTAATCAGCGCTATTACCTTTTCTGGCTTGTTTGCCTATGTATCGTCATCGCCAACCGTGTTTATGAAAATTTACGAAGTAAGTAAAACAGCTTACGGCTGGATATTCGCGCTGCTATCGGTTTCATTTATTGGTTCGAGTCAGGTGAATAGTTTAATATTAAAATGGTTCAGCAGTAAAAAGATTGTAACCTGGGCGTTAGTTGCCCAGTGTATATTTAGTCTTGTATTCTTAATTTTTGCCTTAAATAACTGGCTCAGTTTATACAGTACTATTGGTTTTATCGCTTTGTTTCTGGCCTGCTTAGGACTTATTAACCCCAACGCAGCAGCATTATCGCTGGCCCCGTTTTCTAAAAATGCCGGTAGTGCATCGGCTTTAATGGGAGCATTACAAATGGGTTTGGGTGCGCTGGCTTCGGTAATGGTAAGTTTGTTAAGCGAACATTCGGTTGTGCCTATGCCTTTGGTAATGACAGCAGCAGCGTTTATCGCGCTATTTTGTTTGTTAATTGGCCGCAGGTTTATTGTTAGTGAAGTAGAAGCAAGCGCTGATGCGGCTGTAGTGGCGCATTAA